A region of Reichenbachiella carrageenanivorans DNA encodes the following proteins:
- a CDS encoding aldehyde dehydrogenase family protein — MNQSLKFGNKKLYINGELRDASNGKTFEVICPADETAIATIAWASKEDTELALKSAKQGFDYWSKLPLAERQEWIGKLRDKLLENSDLLRESIMYEMGKTWEGSEEDLTSITNSLQYYSDEMNNRQDIPIADKEGTHEHRIVQQPLGVSVAFLAYNFPLLNLGFKLGPALAAGCSVILKPSEFSPVSAYIIGEICAEIGFPKGVITVICGDLPNVGIPLCESKIPSLITMIGSTETAQKLIEQSSKTSIKRYSMECGGNAPFIVFDDADLDLAITHGAALKMGNSGQICVAPNRFFIHESVIDAFTAGVAEKFENAKVGFGRENKPDMGPLTNQRSVEKVSHIVKEAQNQGGKLVTGGKPKEGPGYYFEPTAIRLDNQEAAILQEEIFGPVAIIVPFKTKEEVIELANNTDAGLASYVYSKKEENLNYFIEHLAFGEVHLNGLKFDIYLPHGGIKNSGIGVDCSNYALDDYLIRKRVTKAL, encoded by the coding sequence ATGAATCAGTCGTTGAAATTCGGGAATAAAAAACTTTACATAAACGGAGAATTGAGAGATGCTTCTAATGGAAAAACCTTTGAAGTAATCTGCCCTGCGGACGAAACAGCTATCGCCACCATCGCATGGGCGAGCAAAGAAGATACTGAATTGGCACTGAAAAGTGCAAAGCAAGGATTTGACTATTGGTCAAAACTGCCTTTGGCTGAGCGCCAGGAATGGATTGGCAAACTCAGAGATAAGTTATTAGAAAACAGTGATTTGCTTCGTGAAAGTATCATGTACGAAATGGGCAAAACTTGGGAAGGGTCTGAAGAGGATTTGACCAGTATTACCAATTCGCTACAGTACTATTCGGACGAGATGAATAATCGTCAGGATATTCCGATTGCAGACAAAGAAGGAACCCATGAGCACCGTATTGTGCAGCAGCCTTTGGGAGTGTCGGTTGCCTTTTTGGCATACAATTTCCCTCTGCTCAACTTAGGATTCAAATTAGGTCCAGCACTCGCAGCGGGATGTAGTGTGATCTTAAAACCTTCAGAATTTTCGCCAGTATCAGCCTATATCATAGGCGAAATTTGTGCGGAAATCGGTTTCCCGAAAGGGGTAATCACCGTGATATGTGGGGACCTGCCAAACGTAGGGATACCGCTTTGTGAAAGCAAAATACCTAGCCTGATCACCATGATCGGGTCTACAGAGACGGCACAAAAGCTGATCGAGCAGAGCAGTAAAACATCGATCAAGCGCTATAGCATGGAGTGCGGTGGCAATGCCCCTTTCATCGTGTTTGATGATGCGGACTTGGACTTGGCGATCACCCATGGTGCGGCCTTGAAAATGGGTAACTCAGGTCAAATCTGCGTGGCACCTAATCGCTTTTTCATTCACGAGTCGGTAATCGATGCTTTTACAGCTGGTGTGGCTGAGAAATTCGAAAACGCAAAAGTGGGATTTGGTAGAGAAAATAAGCCAGATATGGGGCCGCTGACCAACCAACGGTCTGTGGAGAAAGTATCACACATCGTGAAAGAAGCTCAGAATCAAGGGGGAAAACTAGTGACTGGCGGCAAGCCGAAAGAAGGTCCAGGTTATTACTTTGAACCCACAGCGATCCGCTTGGACAACCAAGAGGCAGCGATTTTGCAAGAAGAAATTTTCGGGCCAGTAGCCATCATTGTGCCTTTCAAAACCAAGGAAGAAGTGATCGAGTTGGCCAACAACACAGATGCAGGATTGGCGTCTTATGTGTATTCTAAAAAGGAAGAGAATTTGAACTATTTCATCGAACATTTGGCTTTTGGTGAAGTCCACCTCAATGGCTTGAAATTCGATATTTATTTGCCACACGGCGGAATCAAAAACAGTGGTATTGGTGTAGATTGCTCAAACTATGCACTTGATGATTACCTAATCAGAAAGCGAGTAACCAAAGCACTATAA
- a CDS encoding AraC family transcriptional regulator, which produces MKLVLKEEDNFLNDRLNIVKKEIPCLDSSWHYHSQYELLYISKSSGIRFVGDSVSQFSAGDLVLVGPYLPHLWRNDATYYQDKTNKVNTIIFKFTKNFLGEGTFEQPEFSDINSILEQSKFGVCFDASISSVLHDELINIVDLSPVEKSIKLLNILHRLSISDKKIVLSSSDMRQYTSENSDRLDSVLKHISDHYASNITLNDVADIACMTTNSFCRFFKKMTNKSFTQFLNEVRIRNASRILVQEDQAVTEICYMVGYNSVTNFNKQFKQIMGTTPQNYRKTL; this is translated from the coding sequence ATGAAGTTGGTCCTAAAGGAAGAAGACAATTTTTTAAATGATAGATTAAACATCGTCAAGAAGGAAATCCCTTGTTTAGATTCTTCATGGCATTATCATTCACAGTATGAGCTGCTGTACATCTCAAAAAGCTCGGGTATTCGTTTTGTAGGAGATAGTGTGTCTCAGTTTTCTGCTGGAGATTTGGTGTTGGTAGGGCCATATTTGCCGCACTTGTGGCGAAACGATGCGACCTACTATCAAGACAAGACCAATAAGGTGAATACCATCATTTTTAAGTTTACTAAAAATTTCTTGGGAGAGGGCACCTTTGAGCAGCCAGAATTTTCCGACATCAATTCCATCTTGGAACAGTCCAAATTCGGTGTCTGTTTCGATGCCTCTATCAGCTCAGTGTTGCACGACGAGTTGATTAATATAGTTGATTTATCACCAGTAGAGAAGTCTATAAAATTGCTCAATATCCTGCATCGATTATCTATATCGGATAAGAAAATCGTATTGTCCTCTTCGGATATGCGTCAATATACGTCCGAAAACTCAGATCGTCTGGACTCGGTATTGAAGCATATATCCGATCACTATGCAAGCAATATTACACTCAACGATGTCGCAGATATTGCCTGTATGACGACCAATTCTTTTTGTAGGTTTTTTAAGAAAATGACTAATAAGTCGTTTACCCAATTTTTGAATGAAGTAAGAATAAGAAACGCTTCGCGTATTCTTGTGCAAGAGGATCAGGCCGTGACCGAAATTTGCTACATGGTAGGGTACAATTCAGTTACTAATTTTAATAAGCAGTTTAAGCAAATCATGGGGACTACCCCTCAGAATTACCGAAAAACACTATAA
- a CDS encoding mandelate racemase/muconate lactonizing enzyme family protein, translating to MKIAKIEPFVIFHQLDTPFYFSQWQYDTRKICIVKITLEDGTYGWGEGYGPASVIKSGVEFFSSFIIGMSALEHENVWQEMYLRSMDYARSGILQAAISAIDIALWDIKGKLLDQPVSVLLGGVKNPKIEPYATGLYFERVADLEKKLVDEALLYKRQGFKATKMKVGLSIEEDLRYIKAIREAIGPEMRLMIDANHAYSYQEALKLSLAAEQYDISWFEEPVSPEDYEGYRKLREKTKIPIAGGECEYLKFGFKRLLENECVDIVQPDICAAGGLTEAKRIATLAQVYSKDVVPHSWGTWIAISAAAHFVANLDKNPGRMYGDLPTMELDRTENALRDEVTKHELLIEKGILHVPNTPGLGVEVCDQALEKYLFKEEIKDESVVEIRE from the coding sequence ATGAAAATAGCTAAAATTGAACCATTCGTCATTTTTCATCAACTAGATACGCCGTTCTATTTTTCTCAATGGCAATACGATACACGTAAAATTTGCATCGTCAAGATTACCTTAGAAGATGGAACCTACGGCTGGGGGGAAGGGTATGGGCCTGCTAGTGTGATCAAGTCAGGGGTAGAGTTTTTCTCCTCATTTATCATAGGTATGTCGGCACTTGAACACGAAAATGTGTGGCAAGAGATGTATCTACGATCGATGGATTATGCCAGAAGTGGCATCTTGCAAGCGGCCATCAGTGCCATCGATATCGCATTGTGGGATATCAAAGGTAAGCTGCTGGATCAGCCAGTATCTGTTTTGCTAGGAGGCGTAAAAAACCCAAAAATAGAGCCCTATGCTACGGGATTGTATTTCGAGAGAGTAGCAGATTTAGAAAAAAAATTGGTAGACGAAGCTTTGCTATACAAGCGGCAGGGATTCAAAGCCACTAAAATGAAAGTGGGTTTGAGTATCGAGGAGGACTTGAGGTACATCAAAGCCATTCGAGAAGCGATAGGGCCAGAGATGAGGTTGATGATAGACGCGAACCATGCATATTCATACCAAGAGGCACTCAAACTTTCGCTTGCGGCAGAACAGTACGACATCAGCTGGTTCGAAGAGCCAGTGTCTCCTGAGGATTACGAAGGCTATCGAAAGCTCAGAGAAAAAACAAAAATCCCGATTGCAGGAGGGGAATGTGAATATCTTAAATTTGGTTTTAAGCGCTTGTTGGAAAATGAATGTGTGGATATCGTACAGCCTGATATATGCGCGGCTGGTGGACTGACAGAAGCCAAGCGTATCGCCACGCTGGCACAGGTATATAGCAAGGATGTGGTGCCGCACTCATGGGGCACATGGATTGCGATCAGTGCTGCGGCACATTTTGTGGCCAATTTGGACAAAAACCCTGGCAGGATGTATGGAGACCTACCAACAATGGAACTAGACCGCACAGAAAACGCACTCAGAGACGAAGTAACGAAACATGAATTGCTGATCGAAAAAGGAATTTTGCACGTGCCTAATACACCTGGTTTAGGCGTGGAAGTGTGTGATCAAGCATTAGAGAAATATTTATTTAAAGAAGAAATTAAAGATGAATCAGTCGTTGAAATTCGGGAATAA
- a CDS encoding 2-dehydro-3-deoxygalactonokinase, whose protein sequence is MSVSEYFISCDWGTSNFRLRLVESQTLKVCYEHRTSVGVKSLHEQYIAQGGGDQLQFFADYLSRELTHFPEGSRAYQIVACGMASANIGLKNLAYASLPITADGQSLLAESLTLNGLQILLVSGVKAQDSMMRGEEIQAVGLAGHLQHYEQAILLLPGTHSKHIHYADGAYHAFSTYMTGELFDILTKQSLLASSVAASVWTADRQGAFEEGVKLGLQGQMNSSLFKIRAKEILDGQDKKDNYYLLSGLLIGDELASLQGTNQQVVMAAASPIFDLYRLALNTFLPSGQLVLLGEKVQEEALLAGQRKILTYHE, encoded by the coding sequence ATGAGCGTATCAGAATACTTTATCAGCTGTGACTGGGGTACTTCCAATTTTAGACTTAGATTGGTAGAGAGCCAAACTTTAAAGGTTTGTTATGAACATCGTACGTCTGTAGGAGTGAAGTCGCTTCATGAGCAATATATAGCACAAGGAGGAGGAGACCAATTGCAGTTTTTTGCTGATTATCTAAGTAGGGAATTGACTCATTTTCCAGAAGGAAGTCGAGCATATCAAATCGTAGCATGTGGTATGGCATCGGCAAACATTGGACTCAAAAATTTAGCGTACGCTTCTTTGCCTATAACGGCTGACGGGCAGAGCCTTTTGGCAGAGTCCTTAACTTTGAATGGTTTACAGATATTGTTGGTGTCTGGTGTGAAAGCTCAAGACAGCATGATGCGGGGGGAGGAAATTCAAGCCGTTGGGTTAGCGGGTCATTTGCAGCATTATGAACAAGCTATCTTGCTGCTGCCTGGTACGCATAGCAAACATATTCACTACGCGGATGGAGCGTACCATGCGTTTAGTACCTATATGACTGGCGAATTATTTGACATCCTGACTAAGCAGAGTTTGCTGGCCAGTTCGGTAGCGGCCAGTGTATGGACTGCCGACCGTCAAGGAGCCTTTGAAGAAGGCGTGAAGTTGGGACTACAAGGTCAGATGAATAGTAGTTTGTTTAAGATCAGAGCCAAGGAAATACTTGATGGACAAGACAAAAAAGACAATTATTATCTACTTAGCGGCCTGCTGATTGGAGACGAATTGGCTTCGCTGCAAGGTACGAACCAGCAGGTGGTCATGGCTGCGGCTAGTCCTATATTCGACTTGTATCGTCTAGCTTTGAATACTTTTTTACCGTCGGGTCAATTGGTTTTGCTCGGAGAAAAAGTGCAGGAAGAAGCCTTATTGGCAGGACAAAGGAAAATATTGACATATCATGAATAG
- a CDS encoding L-rhamnose/proton symporter RhaT has product MEFVLPFILVLFASFFQGTFGLGMKHIAPLKWEAWWLLHSFVAMIFVPMVWASIVVPDLFDVIAQTDNAALSSAMLYGFLWGIGGILFGVSVEYTGISITYGIVMGLAASMGCVIPLIQIDGAMNQPAFPIILIGVTLLLVGVAITAIAGVQRDKKQTDVDQTGKSIKVGILIAVASGVLSAFLNVGFSNAAPVADIAINQFGAGPRDASLAAWVVVLIGAFAMNGGYALFLLVKNNSWSSYRVSNSGKAYKWAILAGVFWFAALGVYGQGAALMGSLGPVIGWPILLGLALVISNIWAYRGGEWQNAQKPFKILLAGLIVLIIAICILGYANY; this is encoded by the coding sequence ATGGAATTTGTTTTACCCTTTATCCTCGTCTTGTTCGCCAGTTTCTTCCAAGGTACATTTGGCCTAGGTATGAAGCATATCGCTCCTCTGAAATGGGAGGCATGGTGGCTCCTTCACTCATTTGTCGCTATGATCTTCGTGCCCATGGTATGGGCGTCTATCGTAGTGCCAGACCTATTTGATGTCATAGCACAGACGGACAATGCTGCGCTTTCATCTGCCATGCTCTATGGTTTTTTGTGGGGTATTGGGGGTATCCTTTTTGGAGTCAGTGTAGAGTATACAGGTATTTCCATTACATACGGTATCGTGATGGGGCTAGCAGCCTCTATGGGTTGTGTCATTCCATTGATTCAGATCGATGGAGCCATGAATCAACCAGCTTTCCCTATTATACTTATTGGTGTTACACTCTTGTTAGTAGGTGTTGCCATTACAGCTATAGCAGGTGTACAGCGAGATAAAAAGCAAACAGATGTAGATCAAACAGGGAAGTCGATCAAAGTAGGTATCCTGATCGCAGTTGCTAGTGGAGTCTTGTCTGCATTTCTAAATGTAGGTTTTTCTAATGCAGCACCTGTAGCAGACATAGCAATTAACCAATTTGGAGCAGGCCCTCGGGATGCTAGTTTGGCGGCTTGGGTAGTTGTACTCATCGGAGCGTTTGCTATGAATGGCGGTTACGCTTTATTCTTATTGGTTAAAAATAATTCGTGGAGTTCTTACCGAGTATCCAATAGTGGCAAGGCTTATAAGTGGGCTATTCTTGCAGGTGTATTTTGGTTTGCCGCGCTTGGCGTATATGGACAAGGAGCTGCCCTTATGGGGAGTCTAGGTCCTGTGATCGGTTGGCCTATTCTTCTAGGGCTGGCACTAGTCATTAGTAATATATGGGCGTACAGAGGGGGAGAATGGCAGAATGCCCAAAAGCCATTCAAAATTTTATTAGCAGGACTAATAGTGTTGATCATTGCTATTTGTATTCTGGGATACGCCAATTATTAA